One Campylobacter sp. RM16192 genomic region harbors:
- a CDS encoding metallophosphoesterase family protein — MKILHTTDLHFNEEWFSYIKYVEPQYDVICITGDLLDGLNPKGLDLQIEITAKFLKSLTKSTFACSGNHDIRLIWDEFWLDEIEGIYSDNSIEEIDKIKFGCAPYHKANYEIFKECDILLSHLPPARTPTAIGPKGDDYGSRKLYYVIGKGIISPKFVLSGHIHNPMQKEYKLKDTVIYNPGCDKDSIKPRIITIKI, encoded by the coding sequence ATGAAAATCCTACACACTACCGATCTTCATTTTAACGAAGAGTGGTTTAGCTATATTAAATATGTAGAGCCACAGTATGATGTCATCTGTATAACGGGAGATTTACTAGACGGTCTTAATCCTAAAGGACTTGATCTTCAGATAGAGATAACTGCTAAATTCTTAAAGAGTTTAACTAAGTCGACATTTGCATGTAGCGGCAATCATGATATAAGACTGATATGGGATGAGTTCTGGTTAGATGAAATAGAAGGTATTTACTCCGATAACAGTATAGAGGAGATAGATAAGATAAAATTTGGTTGTGCCCCTTATCATAAAGCTAACTATGAGATATTTAAAGAGTGTGATATCTTGCTTTCTCATCTTCCGCCTGCTAGAACTCCTACTGCAATAGGACCAAAGGGAGATGACTATGGAAGTAGGAAGTTATATTACGTAATAGGCAAAGGCATAATATCTCCTAAATTTGTCTTATCGGGGCATATTCATAATCCTATGCAAAAAGAATACAAGCTAAAAGATACGGTTATTTATAATCCGGGGTGTGATAAAGATAGTATAAAGCCTAGGATTATAACTATAAAGATTTAA
- a CDS encoding type IV secretory system conjugative DNA transfer family protein, translated as MRQIGFLKDEELDSKSVNNSSSSAIIPCDFTHAVIIGETGCGKTTAMIYPNLLDRIKRGHGVFIIDYKGCEHLRVKALAKQAGRLKDVVCVGSSIDTPINFIMDMKTKDFKQSLTASMKERDNSFWSEFGSNIATNTFEVLRAISLYHKIIEYKDRYLDFNFYIKIKSLVRTYHANFATIVDLSQDIERMRVFMDKLKEVIYTRDKLKRHDKIMYDELKIDTMIFIKKIRAFLNSVNRFKKSEGSDDRVFSDFRNYSMMMTPFLSMMNNPSLNSKEGSIASMLKQSKIVVFNASSCDKGALNLILASFLPSLTNRVSDTNKINISVFLDEAAKLLNEDSELEESILRENKVELIISFQNPYLMKLAIGEIRYEALFGNLTNRYFMKNKVECKVAGRDIECSGLDKFECIDNNSDKIKLDPMFIDTVKEDEAQMEYESINNIHQRVLGRVFENCIIKQDSELIERGRVKLMNLKNKKIQEKPLSMQFIKEHLDIEWFELL; from the coding sequence ATGCGCCAAATAGGTTTTTTAAAAGATGAAGAGCTAGATAGTAAAAGCGTAAATAATAGTAGTTCAAGCGCCATCATACCTTGTGACTTTACCCATGCGGTTATCATAGGAGAGACGGGATGCGGAAAGACTACTGCTATGATATATCCTAATTTACTAGACCGTATTAAAAGAGGACATGGTGTATTTATAATAGATTATAAGGGATGCGAGCATCTAAGAGTAAAAGCTCTTGCAAAGCAAGCGGGTAGATTAAAAGACGTAGTATGTGTAGGATCAAGCATAGATACCCCTATAAATTTTATAATGGATATGAAGACAAAAGACTTCAAGCAATCTTTAACCGCAAGTATGAAAGAGAGGGATAACTCTTTTTGGAGTGAATTTGGCTCTAATATAGCTACAAATACATTTGAAGTATTAAGAGCTATTAGCCTATATCATAAGATCATAGAGTATAAGGATAGATATCTTGATTTTAACTTTTATATCAAGATAAAATCTCTTGTAAGAACCTATCATGCAAATTTTGCAACCATAGTAGATTTATCTCAAGATATAGAGCGGATGAGAGTATTTATGGATAAGTTAAAAGAGGTTATCTATACAAGAGATAAGCTAAAGCGACACGATAAGATTATGTATGACGAGTTAAAAATAGATACTATGATATTTATTAAAAAGATAAGAGCCTTTTTAAATAGCGTAAATAGGTTTAAAAAATCAGAAGGTTCGGATGACAGGGTGTTTAGTGATTTTAGAAACTACTCTATGATGATGACTCCTTTTTTATCTATGATGAATAACCCCTCTTTAAATTCCAAAGAAGGCTCCATAGCTTCAATGCTAAAACAGTCAAAGATAGTAGTGTTTAATGCAAGCTCCTGCGATAAGGGAGCGCTTAATCTGATACTGGCTAGTTTTTTACCCTCTTTAACAAATAGGGTAAGCGATACTAATAAGATAAACATATCGGTATTTCTTGACGAAGCTGCAAAGCTGCTTAATGAAGATAGCGAACTTGAAGAGAGTATATTAAGAGAAAACAAGGTAGAACTTATCATCTCTTTTCAAAACCCCTACCTAATGAAGCTAGCAATAGGAGAGATAAGATATGAGGCTCTGTTTGGAAATTTAACCAACAGATACTTTATGAAAAACAAAGTAGAGTGCAAGGTAGCAGGAAGAGATATAGAGTGTAGCGGGCTTGATAAATTTGAGTGTATAGATAATAATAGCGATAAGATAAAGCTAGATCCTATGTTTATAGATACCGTAAAAGAAGATGAAGCCCAGATGGAATACGAGAGTATAAATAATATACATCAAAGAGTATTGGGAAGAGTGTTTGAAAATTGTATCATAAAGCAAGATAGCGAACTAATAGAACGGGGTAGAGTAAAGCTTATGAATTTAAAGAACAAGAAAATTCAAGAAAAACCTCTAAGCATGCAGTTTATCAAAGAGCATTTAGATATAGAGTGGTTTGAGTTGTTGTAA